In Arthrobacter citreus, a genomic segment contains:
- a CDS encoding DUF2891 family protein, translating to MTQAPASPQPGSPATSGIFAGSGISAGSGSARRDQLAAAYADVVLDNLRRPYPFASHHVEASPADRPSPRELHPSFHTSFDWHSCVHMHWLGVSLLEYGLDAGRDAALRAELEATLTPENLAVEEAYLLAHPGWERPYGWAWLVRLAAAAASSADPQIRSWGAALDPLVDTVAQLVAGWTVRVEYPVRHGVHTNTAFGVGMLYSAFQSLGRTEAAAACAAAARRWFGGDTNWAADWELSGQDFLSSGLSEADLMAGILDPVEFAAWFPSFLPGLAPASRILQPVSVTDETDGYMVHLHGLSLSRAGQAARIITALDASGAAGTASAAVLRTALDPLLNTGLEAVVTAEFMSSHWLASFAWDALSSRDQLPGAAGQAD from the coding sequence ATGACTCAAGCCCCTGCCTCCCCTCAGCCGGGTAGCCCCGCCACCTCGGGCATTTTTGCCGGCTCGGGGATTTCCGCCGGGTCGGGCAGCGCTCGGCGGGATCAACTCGCTGCGGCATATGCCGACGTCGTGCTGGACAACCTGCGCCGGCCCTACCCCTTCGCCTCCCATCATGTGGAGGCCTCGCCGGCGGACCGGCCGAGCCCGCGCGAGCTGCACCCGAGTTTCCACACGTCCTTTGACTGGCATTCCTGCGTCCACATGCACTGGCTTGGCGTGAGCCTGCTGGAATATGGGCTCGACGCCGGCCGGGACGCCGCACTGCGGGCGGAGCTGGAGGCGACGCTGACCCCGGAGAACCTCGCCGTGGAGGAAGCGTATTTGCTGGCCCATCCCGGGTGGGAGCGGCCCTACGGATGGGCATGGCTGGTCCGGCTTGCCGCAGCCGCCGCCTCCTCAGCCGATCCGCAGATCCGCAGCTGGGGAGCAGCCCTGGATCCATTGGTGGATACCGTGGCGCAGCTGGTGGCGGGGTGGACGGTGCGGGTGGAGTATCCGGTGCGGCACGGCGTCCACACCAACACCGCCTTTGGCGTGGGCATGCTGTACAGCGCGTTTCAGTCGCTCGGCCGGACCGAAGCGGCGGCGGCGTGTGCCGCGGCCGCCCGGCGCTGGTTTGGTGGTGACACTAACTGGGCCGCGGACTGGGAACTGAGCGGTCAGGATTTCCTCTCGTCCGGTCTCAGCGAGGCGGACCTCATGGCCGGCATCCTGGATCCAGTGGAATTTGCCGCGTGGTTTCCGTCCTTCCTGCCCGGTTTGGCGCCGGCGTCGCGGATCCTTCAGCCGGTGTCCGTTACTGACGAGACGGACGGGTACATGGTCCACCTGCACGGGCTGAGCCTCTCCCGCGCCGGCCAAGCGGCGAGGATTATCACGGCACTCGACGCCTCCGGGGCCGCAGGCACTGCGAGCGCCGCGGTGCTCCGGACGGCGCTGGACCCACTGCTCAACACCGGATTGGAAGCAGTGGTTACGGCCGAATTCATGTCCTCGCACTGGCTGGCAAGTTTCGCGTGGGACGCGCTCAGCAGCAGGGACCAGCTGCCGGGTGCAGCCGGGCAAGCAGACTAG
- a CDS encoding alpha/beta hydrolase, whose product MDLRVRLLGKVMGPFSVSHKSDAQVLADQRRTISHNPAVDWLLGGLAPGVDVQNETASGAEGRIPIRIYRPLDTAGTLPLVVLIHGGGWSLGTLDIYDGIASTIARDAGAVVVSLAYRLAPTHRWPAAAEDCYAALLDVASRAHQWDADAGRLAVVGDSAGGNLAAVLTLMSRDRSGPAITFQGLIYPATDFTMSSPSIEENTNAPLLTKRDMLRYRSLYLPQEKDYREPYASPLLAPDHTGLPPALIQVAEHDPLRDDGLRYADALRAAGVPVRVTTYVGMPHGYLAFPRLCRSAPQALAELSAELRRDLGAEAGA is encoded by the coding sequence ATGGATTTGCGTGTGCGGCTGCTCGGGAAAGTGATGGGCCCGTTCTCGGTCTCGCACAAAAGCGATGCACAGGTCCTCGCCGACCAGCGGCGCACCATTAGTCACAATCCCGCGGTCGACTGGCTGCTGGGCGGCCTCGCGCCGGGGGTGGATGTGCAGAACGAGACTGCATCCGGTGCTGAAGGCCGGATTCCGATCCGGATCTACCGACCCCTGGACACCGCGGGCACCCTCCCCCTGGTGGTGCTGATCCACGGCGGCGGATGGAGCCTGGGGACGCTGGATATTTATGACGGCATCGCCAGCACCATCGCCCGGGACGCGGGCGCCGTCGTCGTTTCCCTGGCCTACCGGCTGGCGCCGACGCACCGCTGGCCGGCCGCCGCCGAAGACTGCTATGCGGCGCTGCTCGATGTCGCATCCCGTGCTCATCAGTGGGACGCCGACGCCGGCCGGCTCGCCGTGGTGGGCGACAGCGCCGGTGGGAATTTGGCCGCGGTGTTGACGCTAATGTCCCGGGACCGGTCCGGTCCCGCGATCACCTTCCAGGGGCTGATCTATCCGGCCACCGACTTCACGATGAGCAGCCCCTCCATCGAGGAGAACACCAACGCGCCTTTGCTGACCAAGCGGGACATGCTTCGCTACCGAAGCCTCTACCTTCCGCAGGAGAAGGACTACAGGGAACCGTATGCCTCTCCCCTGCTGGCCCCGGACCACACCGGGCTGCCGCCGGCGCTGATCCAAGTGGCCGAGCATGATCCCCTGCGCGACGACGGGCTGCGGTACGCCGACGCGCTGCGCGCGGCCGGCGTGCCGGTCCGTGTCACCACCTACGTGGGGATGCCGCATGGGTACCTCGCTTTCCCCCGGTTATGCCGCAGCGCTCCGCAGGCACTGGCTGAGCTGTCTGCGGAGCTGCGGCGGGACCTGGGGGCCGAGGCCGGCGCATAG
- a CDS encoding dihydrofolate reductase family protein encodes MGKVVMYGSVSVDGFIADENDQPGPLFDWLLNGVPLDESGEVKVSQASYNYTRPYWDQIGVTIAGRRVFDLTDGWGGVPPSGIDHVVIVTHRPEPEGWHPGTPFHFIDGVEAAVAKARELAGERIVEVAAGDVGGQMFAAGLVDEVRMDVVPVVLGSGKRFFGPVHAQHLLEEPDAVVQGNRVLHLRYQVRR; translated from the coding sequence ATGGGCAAAGTAGTTATGTACGGTTCGGTGTCCGTGGACGGATTCATCGCGGACGAGAACGACCAGCCGGGACCGCTGTTCGACTGGCTGCTCAACGGCGTGCCATTGGATGAAAGCGGCGAGGTGAAGGTGTCCCAGGCGTCCTACAACTACACCCGGCCGTACTGGGACCAGATAGGGGTGACCATCGCCGGCCGCCGGGTCTTCGATTTGACGGACGGCTGGGGCGGGGTGCCTCCAAGCGGGATCGACCATGTGGTGATTGTGACGCACAGGCCGGAGCCCGAGGGCTGGCACCCCGGGACGCCCTTCCACTTCATTGACGGCGTCGAGGCCGCCGTGGCAAAGGCCCGGGAGCTTGCTGGTGAGCGCATCGTCGAGGTGGCTGCCGGCGACGTCGGCGGCCAGATGTTTGCCGCCGGGCTGGTCGATGAGGTGCGCATGGACGTCGTGCCCGTCGTGCTTGGCTCCGGCAAGCGCTTCTTCGGGCCGGTCCACGCGCAGCACCTGTTGGAGGAACCGGACGCGGTGGTTCAGGGCAACCGGGTACTCCACCTGCGCTACCAGGTGCGCCGATAA
- a CDS encoding serine hydrolase domain-containing protein: MPETAAPLWDSLAETVRSGWCPGLVAGVRINGKTEIFATGSLDYSGTEPMAEDTPFRISSLSKMIGGALAMSLVADGTLGLDDDVARWLPALASPRVLVTPDAPLSMTVPARGPITLRHLLTFTAGLGIDFSASPYAAATRDLLWGPNPPAMTPEEYMARVGGLPLAHQPGDRWMYHACADVLSVLLPVAAITPLRQLIQERISGPFRLAGTGFPTGAERFPTMYEADGGGGLREAVDYRDAMAQPPQFESLAGGMVSTVPDFLTFLSALARDTVLPPALRQQMTDDQLTSRQRVGMVEMAGPDESWGFMTAVQIGPGASWSAPGMWGWSGGSGVSAAVYPDGDIGVVFTQRFLGSAQDSFDYFWEPFGALRKSMR, translated from the coding sequence ATGCCGGAAACCGCCGCACCGTTATGGGACAGCTTGGCCGAAACCGTGCGCTCGGGCTGGTGCCCCGGTCTGGTGGCCGGCGTTCGGATTAACGGCAAGACCGAAATCTTCGCGACCGGATCGCTGGACTACTCCGGGACGGAGCCCATGGCCGAGGACACCCCGTTTCGGATTTCGTCGCTGAGCAAGATGATCGGCGGTGCGCTGGCGATGAGCCTGGTGGCCGATGGCACGCTGGGACTGGACGACGACGTCGCCCGCTGGCTCCCGGCGCTGGCCAGCCCGCGGGTCCTGGTGACTCCTGACGCGCCGCTGTCCATGACCGTGCCGGCGCGCGGGCCCATTACCTTGCGGCACCTGCTGACCTTCACGGCCGGGCTGGGCATCGACTTTTCGGCATCGCCCTATGCCGCAGCCACCCGGGACCTCTTGTGGGGACCAAATCCGCCGGCGATGACGCCGGAGGAATACATGGCCCGCGTCGGCGGCCTGCCGCTGGCACATCAGCCGGGGGACCGGTGGATGTATCACGCGTGCGCCGACGTGCTCTCGGTGCTGTTGCCGGTGGCAGCCATTACTCCGCTCCGTCAGCTCATTCAGGAGCGGATCAGCGGGCCGTTCCGCCTGGCCGGCACCGGCTTCCCCACCGGCGCCGAGCGCTTTCCCACCATGTATGAGGCCGACGGCGGGGGCGGACTGCGCGAAGCGGTGGACTACCGCGATGCGATGGCCCAGCCGCCGCAGTTCGAATCCCTGGCCGGAGGGATGGTGTCCACCGTCCCGGATTTCCTGACCTTCCTCTCCGCGCTGGCGAGAGACACAGTGCTCCCTCCGGCACTGCGACAGCAGATGACGGATGACCAGCTCACGTCGCGGCAGCGTGTGGGCATGGTGGAGATGGCCGGCCCGGATGAGTCCTGGGGATTTATGACTGCCGTCCAGATCGGTCCCGGCGCATCCTGGTCGGCACCGGGGATGTGGGGCTGGTCCGGCGGGTCCGGCGTCAGCGCCGCCGTATACCCGGACGGGGACATCGGCGTCGTTTTCACCCAGCGGTTCCTTGGCAGCGCGCAGGATAGTTTTGACTACTTTTGGGAGCCGTTCGGGGCACTCCGGAAGAGCATGCGCTGA
- a CDS encoding GNAT family protein, which yields MDPKTAIPPWPAVDPRHGGVRLRRFRDDDVTMAMDLSLDEYVPTIGTLPAGATADQALAWVERQRQHHVRGTGFAFCIADDATDRPLGHIGLWIRELETGRASAGYAVTPGARGRRVAANALLAMLDFGWTLPQLHRVELLIEPWNAASFRTAEYAGFSREGLLRSHQEISGERRDMLLYAAVRSQQP from the coding sequence ATGGACCCGAAGACCGCCATTCCACCCTGGCCCGCCGTTGATCCGCGCCACGGAGGAGTGCGGCTGCGCCGGTTCCGTGACGACGACGTAACCATGGCCATGGACCTGTCGCTGGACGAGTACGTCCCGACCATCGGCACTCTTCCGGCCGGGGCCACCGCGGACCAGGCCCTAGCCTGGGTGGAACGGCAGCGTCAGCATCATGTCCGGGGAACCGGGTTTGCCTTTTGCATCGCCGATGACGCAACCGACCGTCCCCTTGGCCATATCGGCCTGTGGATCCGGGAGCTGGAGACCGGACGGGCATCGGCAGGCTATGCAGTCACGCCCGGCGCCCGGGGCCGCCGGGTTGCCGCCAACGCGCTGCTCGCCATGCTGGACTTCGGTTGGACCCTTCCGCAGCTGCACCGGGTGGAGCTGCTGATCGAGCCGTGGAACGCGGCCTCGTTCCGGACCGCGGAGTACGCCGGCTTTTCCCGGGAGGGACTGCTCCGCAGCCACCAGGAAATCTCCGGCGAGCGCCGGGACATGCTGCTGTATGCGGCAGTACGGAGCCAGCAGCCGTAA
- a CDS encoding RidA family protein produces MPVQLFTPEGMLPNAPYHHVAMATGSRFVYVAGQVAHMEDGSPIPSDLAGQVSQAFRNVARGLAGAGAGFSDVVRLTFYVTDWQTDKIGEFMAGAQAVAEEIGLPSPLPPSSLIEVVQLYEPGVLVEIEATAVLD; encoded by the coding sequence ATGCCCGTACAACTCTTTACCCCCGAAGGCATGCTGCCCAACGCTCCCTACCACCACGTGGCCATGGCCACCGGATCGCGGTTTGTGTACGTGGCGGGGCAGGTGGCACACATGGAAGACGGTTCTCCCATTCCGTCGGACCTCGCCGGGCAGGTGTCGCAGGCGTTCCGCAATGTGGCCCGCGGCCTGGCCGGAGCCGGCGCAGGATTTTCCGATGTTGTCCGGCTGACGTTCTACGTCACCGATTGGCAGACCGACAAAATCGGTGAATTCATGGCCGGAGCCCAGGCCGTGGCCGAGGAGATTGGCCTGCCCTCGCCGCTGCCGCCGTCGTCGCTGATTGAAGTGGTTCAGCTGTATGAGCCCGGCGTCCTCGTGGAAATCGAAGCCACCGCCGTCCTGGACTAG
- a CDS encoding helix-turn-helix domain-containing protein produces the protein MTDTYLPLEPGLSMDAPHRELLSQVLDKWSLSILNELCQAPCRFNELRRAIPEVTQKSLTTTLRRLERNGIIERNVLATRPVAVEYRMTPLGKSARVPVDALLTWASHYLGEIERARVAFDEASDRG, from the coding sequence ATGACGGATACTTACCTTCCTCTGGAACCGGGCCTGAGCATGGACGCGCCGCACCGCGAACTCCTGAGCCAGGTCCTGGACAAGTGGTCCCTGAGCATTCTTAATGAGCTGTGCCAGGCCCCGTGCCGCTTCAATGAACTGCGGCGTGCCATTCCCGAAGTGACGCAAAAATCGCTGACCACCACATTGCGGAGGCTTGAACGCAACGGCATTATCGAGCGCAATGTCCTGGCCACACGGCCGGTCGCCGTCGAATACCGGATGACCCCACTGGGCAAGTCGGCACGCGTGCCGGTGGACGCCCTGCTGACCTGGGCATCGCACTATCTGGGAGAAATTGAACGAGCCCGCGTGGCCTTTGATGAAGCGTCCGACCGCGGCTAA
- a CDS encoding DUF2254 domain-containing protein, with protein sequence MSKTGHGSSTFRPRHPGPEPRFRFNRESLRASLWFWPTCASLAALLLSLLLLQVRPGSDVEWARWIWPSGTAAASGLLQAVATSVMTAVTVTFSLTVVALQLASQQFSPRLLREFARDVRTQMVLAVLMGTFMVSITGLHGMDPDRPVPVLVVGLVYVLGITSGVVLLLFMGHITRSLRVDTMMLNARQACLAVLRDTYPRSETGEVQDFPEPDGGTAVPARRSGIIQAVHAKPLVDMLARHRLTMHIEVQPGDLMTVGTPAARVWSDDGGTLPMAAVREALAAAMEIGYERTEEQDAALGLRQLTDIAVKAISPSINDPITAAHSMGYCADLLVDIQRRQLGPEAHYDATGVLRLVTAGRDYRYFLDLVCGPVRRFAESEPLVLTAVLRLLRDCAANAVNDGQRGEIRRQSSLVLESTRDHLVTADHLEIRDMARRVEEALAGDLRAAFTDRSGETRSV encoded by the coding sequence ATGAGCAAGACAGGGCATGGTTCATCCACCTTCCGTCCGCGCCATCCGGGACCCGAGCCGCGGTTCCGGTTCAACCGCGAGTCGCTGCGGGCCTCGCTCTGGTTCTGGCCCACCTGTGCATCCCTGGCGGCGCTGCTGCTGTCGCTGCTGCTGCTCCAGGTTCGTCCCGGCAGCGATGTGGAATGGGCCCGGTGGATTTGGCCTTCGGGTACCGCGGCGGCCAGCGGCCTCCTGCAGGCGGTAGCCACCAGCGTCATGACCGCTGTCACCGTCACGTTCTCGCTGACAGTGGTGGCCCTGCAATTGGCCTCGCAGCAGTTTTCGCCCCGGCTGCTGCGCGAGTTTGCCCGCGACGTGCGCACCCAGATGGTGCTTGCGGTCCTGATGGGCACTTTCATGGTCAGCATTACGGGCCTGCACGGGATGGATCCGGACCGCCCGGTGCCGGTGCTGGTGGTGGGCCTGGTCTACGTGTTGGGCATTACCAGTGGGGTGGTGCTGCTGCTGTTCATGGGGCACATCACCCGATCGCTGCGGGTTGACACCATGATGCTCAATGCCCGTCAGGCCTGCCTCGCCGTCCTCCGCGACACATACCCCAGGTCCGAGACCGGGGAAGTGCAGGATTTTCCGGAACCCGACGGCGGAACTGCGGTGCCGGCGCGCCGCAGCGGGATCATCCAGGCCGTGCATGCCAAACCGCTGGTGGACATGCTGGCCCGGCACCGGCTGACCATGCACATCGAAGTGCAGCCGGGGGACCTGATGACGGTCGGAACGCCTGCGGCCCGGGTGTGGAGCGACGACGGCGGGACCCTGCCCATGGCGGCGGTGCGTGAGGCCCTGGCCGCGGCCATGGAGATTGGCTATGAACGAACGGAGGAGCAGGACGCCGCGCTGGGGCTGCGCCAGCTCACGGACATTGCCGTCAAGGCGATTTCACCCAGCATTAATGACCCCATCACTGCGGCCCACTCCATGGGGTACTGCGCTGACCTGCTGGTGGATATCCAGCGCCGCCAGCTGGGGCCGGAAGCGCATTATGACGCCACGGGAGTGCTGCGCCTGGTCACTGCGGGGCGCGACTACCGCTACTTCTTGGACCTGGTCTGCGGACCGGTGCGCCGCTTCGCAGAGTCGGAGCCGCTGGTGCTCACCGCCGTCCTGCGGCTGCTGCGGGACTGCGCGGCCAACGCGGTCAACGACGGCCAGCGCGGGGAGATCCGCCGCCAGTCCTCCCTGGTGCTGGAGAGCACCCGCGACCATTTGGTGACCGCCGACCACCTGGAGATCCGGGATATGGCCCGCCGGGTGGAGGAAGCCCTGGCCGGTGATCTCCGTGCGGCTTTCACCGACCGGTCCGGGGAAACGCGGTCCGTGTGA
- a CDS encoding MarR family winged helix-turn-helix transcriptional regulator yields the protein MMNSSADPAALGDLMHAAFRGLRKRWMQQLAPYDLTPHQFRALSAVARAASGADSQGTQGGEPGLRLKELAERLHIAPRSATEVIDHLAAKGLVERRAHPTDRRAALLVLTEAGERLRETVLADRKREADEFFSVLEPGDRAELARILGRLAGNGHKQGI from the coding sequence ATGATGAACTCTTCCGCCGACCCGGCGGCCTTGGGCGACCTGATGCATGCGGCCTTCCGTGGACTGCGGAAGCGCTGGATGCAGCAGCTGGCTCCATATGACCTAACCCCACACCAGTTCCGGGCCCTCAGTGCGGTAGCCAGGGCGGCTTCCGGCGCCGACAGTCAAGGAACGCAGGGCGGTGAGCCCGGGCTGCGGCTGAAGGAGCTGGCGGAGCGGCTGCACATAGCTCCCCGCTCCGCCACTGAAGTTATCGACCACCTCGCGGCTAAGGGGCTGGTGGAACGCCGCGCCCACCCCACGGACCGGCGGGCGGCGCTGCTGGTGCTGACGGAAGCGGGGGAGCGGCTGCGGGAGACGGTGCTGGCGGACCGGAAGCGTGAGGCGGATGAGTTCTTTTCTGTTTTGGAGCCGGGCGACCGGGCAGAGCTGGCCCGGATTTTGGGCCGGCTGGCCGGGAATGGACATAAGCAGGGGATATAA
- a CDS encoding ABC transporter ATP-binding protein, which translates to MAIPETAPTGPGSGRGSGGGRGPARLNPADKKQLKRHPVSLKRIMALFAPHKGTIAVVVTLITLSSVINLAQPFLVRAVIDDALPSGNIRLLVILAASMVAVAALTSVIGVVQTWLATGMGQRVMHALRVKLFTHLQAQSLGFFTRTRGGEVQSRLTHDISGMQSVVTSTATGVASNLTTTIATAAAMAALSPGLSLISLVVLPPAIWLSRRVAQIRRTVTDERQRELAALHTQVEEGLSVSGVRLAKTLGTAPRDAERFHTRSEKLVGLELRSQLAGSWRMATMQIVFAAIPAVIYLAAGFPATSGGMTIGTLVAFTGLQATIFRPVMGLLNIGVQWVTALAFFSRIFEYLDLVPAIKAPDHPVRLDPSTVRGEVRFEGVRFAYDGGTDVLRGIDLNLPAGTTTAVVGPTGSGKSTLASLLPRLNDVSDGRVTIDGVDVRDIAPEDLARIVGVVSQETYLIHASVRENLLLAAPDATDEQLWQALAAAQIADSIGSLPEGLDTLVGARGHRFSGGEQQRLAIARTILRNPPVLVLDEATSALDNTTEAQVQQALERLSAGRTTLTIAHRLSTVENAGQVAVLDTGRVVELGTAQDLRHGDGPFARLAARTEAGVVS; encoded by the coding sequence ATGGCTATACCCGAAACGGCCCCAACAGGCCCCGGAAGCGGCAGGGGATCCGGCGGCGGCCGCGGCCCCGCGCGGTTGAACCCCGCAGACAAGAAACAGTTGAAGCGGCACCCCGTGAGCCTGAAGCGCATCATGGCCCTGTTCGCCCCGCACAAGGGAACCATCGCCGTCGTCGTCACGCTCATTACGCTTTCCTCGGTGATCAACCTGGCACAGCCGTTCCTGGTCCGCGCCGTCATCGACGATGCCCTGCCGTCCGGGAACATCCGACTGCTGGTGATCCTGGCGGCCTCAATGGTGGCGGTGGCCGCACTGACGTCGGTGATCGGCGTGGTGCAGACCTGGCTGGCCACCGGCATGGGCCAGCGCGTTATGCATGCCCTCCGCGTGAAGCTGTTTACGCATCTGCAGGCGCAGTCACTGGGCTTCTTCACCCGCACTCGCGGCGGCGAGGTGCAGTCCCGCCTCACGCACGACATTTCCGGCATGCAGTCTGTCGTCACCTCCACCGCCACCGGCGTTGCCTCCAACCTCACCACCACCATCGCCACCGCCGCAGCCATGGCCGCCCTGTCCCCCGGCCTGAGCCTGATTTCCCTGGTGGTCCTGCCCCCGGCGATCTGGCTATCGCGCCGCGTCGCCCAGATCCGGCGCACCGTCACCGACGAACGCCAGCGCGAGCTCGCCGCCCTGCACACCCAGGTGGAGGAAGGGCTGTCGGTTTCCGGAGTCCGGCTGGCCAAGACACTGGGCACCGCGCCGCGCGACGCCGAGCGCTTCCACACCCGTTCGGAAAAGCTTGTCGGGCTGGAGCTGCGCAGCCAGCTTGCCGGGAGCTGGCGGATGGCCACCATGCAGATCGTGTTTGCCGCCATCCCTGCCGTCATCTACCTCGCGGCCGGTTTCCCGGCGACGAGCGGCGGGATGACCATCGGCACCCTGGTGGCGTTTACCGGGCTGCAGGCGACGATTTTCCGTCCGGTCATGGGACTGCTGAACATCGGCGTTCAGTGGGTCACGGCTCTGGCATTCTTCAGCCGCATCTTCGAGTACCTGGATCTGGTGCCGGCCATCAAGGCGCCGGACCATCCCGTCCGGTTGGATCCGTCCACCGTGCGCGGTGAGGTGCGGTTCGAGGGTGTGCGGTTTGCGTACGACGGCGGAACTGACGTCCTGCGCGGGATCGACCTGAACCTTCCGGCTGGGACAACCACCGCCGTCGTCGGCCCCACCGGCTCCGGCAAAAGCACCCTGGCATCCCTGCTGCCGCGCCTGAACGATGTCAGTGACGGCCGCGTCACCATTGACGGCGTGGATGTGCGGGACATTGCGCCCGAGGATCTGGCCCGGATTGTCGGCGTCGTTTCCCAGGAGACCTACCTCATCCACGCCTCGGTGCGGGAGAACCTGCTGCTGGCCGCCCCGGACGCCACCGATGAACAGTTGTGGCAGGCACTGGCCGCCGCGCAGATCGCGGACTCGATCGGCAGCCTGCCGGAGGGGCTCGATACCCTCGTGGGCGCCCGCGGGCACCGCTTTTCCGGCGGGGAGCAGCAGCGGCTGGCCATCGCCCGGACCATCCTGCGCAACCCGCCCGTGCTGGTCCTGGACGAGGCAACCAGCGCTCTGGACAACACCACCGAGGCGCAGGTGCAGCAGGCACTGGAGCGGCTTTCGGCCGGCCGGACCACGCTGACCATTGCGCACCGGCTCTCCACCGTGGAGAACGCCGGGCAGGTGGCCGTCCTGGACACGGGACGGGTTGTGGAGCTCGGCACCGCGCAGGATCTGCGCCACGGCGACGGACCGTTTGCGCGGCTCGCTGCCCGCACGGAGGCCGGGGTGGTTTCCTGA
- a CDS encoding APC family permease — protein sequence MGKEPELARRLGTPDAVIIGLGSMIGAGVFAAFTPAAAAAGSGLLLGLVIAAGVAFCNATSSAQLAAAYPRSGGTYLYGRERLGPWPGYLAGWGFVVGKTASAAAMAMTFAAYTAPAGWERPVAVAAVVVLAAVNYHGITRTAGLARILVALVLAALAVALAAAWIGSGPRAAADFGLDGGLLGHGWYGILQSAGLLFFAFAGYARIATMSEEVRRPRRTIPRAIGMSLAIAVAVYAAVGVTVLAVLGSEGVAATTSPLAAAVEAGSESWAAPVVRVGAALAALGALLALIAGLGRTTLAMARERDLPQWLAAVHPRYQVPHRAEAVLALLICAVIAVADLRGAIAFSSFGVLVYYLVANIAAFTQPGEDRRYPKALQVLGALACIVLVATLPPPAVALGILVFAVGIIGRMLRLRFAGSS from the coding sequence ATGGGGAAAGAACCGGAATTGGCCCGCCGCCTGGGTACGCCCGACGCCGTGATTATCGGCCTCGGTTCCATGATTGGAGCCGGAGTTTTCGCCGCCTTTACCCCCGCGGCTGCGGCTGCCGGATCCGGACTGCTGCTGGGACTGGTGATTGCCGCCGGCGTGGCCTTCTGCAATGCCACCTCGTCCGCGCAGCTGGCGGCCGCTTACCCCCGCTCCGGAGGCACCTACCTGTACGGGCGCGAGCGGCTGGGCCCCTGGCCCGGCTACCTGGCGGGATGGGGGTTTGTTGTCGGGAAGACCGCCAGCGCCGCCGCGATGGCCATGACCTTCGCGGCCTACACCGCACCGGCCGGGTGGGAGCGGCCGGTGGCCGTCGCCGCCGTCGTCGTGCTGGCCGCCGTGAATTATCACGGCATCACCCGAACAGCCGGGCTGGCCCGCATCCTGGTTGCCCTCGTCCTTGCCGCGCTGGCCGTGGCCCTGGCTGCAGCCTGGATCGGGTCAGGACCTCGAGCCGCGGCGGACTTCGGCCTTGATGGGGGACTGCTGGGCCATGGCTGGTACGGGATCCTGCAGTCCGCCGGGCTGTTGTTTTTCGCCTTTGCCGGATACGCCCGCATAGCCACCATGAGTGAAGAAGTGCGCCGTCCCCGCCGGACAATTCCCCGCGCCATCGGAATGTCGCTGGCCATCGCCGTCGCCGTCTATGCGGCGGTGGGGGTGACAGTCCTGGCGGTCCTGGGGTCGGAAGGGGTGGCGGCGACAACTTCCCCGTTGGCCGCCGCAGTGGAAGCCGGGTCCGAATCCTGGGCGGCGCCGGTGGTCCGCGTGGGCGCGGCTCTTGCTGCATTGGGGGCCCTGCTCGCACTGATCGCGGGGCTGGGCCGAACAACGCTGGCCATGGCCCGCGAACGGGACCTGCCGCAGTGGCTCGCGGCGGTGCATCCGCGGTACCAGGTGCCGCACCGGGCCGAAGCCGTGCTGGCCCTGCTGATCTGCGCCGTGATCGCCGTGGCGGATTTGCGCGGGGCCATCGCCTTTTCTTCCTTCGGCGTCCTGGTGTACTACTTGGTGGCCAATATCGCGGCCTTCACCCAACCCGGCGAGGACCGGCGCTATCCCAAAGCGCTCCAGGTGCTGGGGGCGCTGGCCTGCATCGTCCTGGTCGCAACCCTGCCACCCCCGGCGGTGGCGCTGGGCATTCTCGTGTTCGCCGTCGGAATTATCGGGCGGATGCTCCGGCTGCGGTTCGCCGGCAGCAGCTAA